Proteins encoded together in one Bradyrhizobium sp. PSBB068 window:
- a CDS encoding MFS transporter, which produces MTLSTPITSEANATTKKNITRLIVATSVGNALEWYDIAVYAYFAVYLSKAFFPANDPTTSLLLTFGSFGLSFLIRPIGGVVLGAYADRHGRKASLMLSIVLMTFGTLVLALMPTFETIGILAPIAVMLARLVQGFSAGGEFGSSTALLVEHMPERRGFVASWQFASQGVSGLLGAGFGALLTSLMSPEDLQSWGWRLPFLFGVLIGPVGIYIRNHVDDATPPPATKQESPVAEVFRQQKLATILAIGALAVSTAVNYLIVYMPTYVVKTLNLPPTVGFMAALVAQTAVALLAPIAGFVSDKIGRTTHMILFALLLLVSIFPAFLLLTGKPTPTIILLGVLWLGVLKSLYYGPLAALMSELFPPATRATGLGLSYNIGVTMFGGMGPAIMTWMGSFALIGELAPGYYLTAVCILSLAALFTIRRMRLA; this is translated from the coding sequence ATGACTCTATCGACGCCGATCACCTCCGAAGCCAACGCTACCACCAAAAAGAACATCACCCGCCTGATCGTCGCAACCTCGGTCGGCAACGCGCTCGAATGGTACGACATCGCGGTCTATGCCTATTTCGCGGTCTACCTCTCCAAGGCGTTCTTCCCAGCCAATGATCCGACCACCTCGCTGCTTTTGACCTTCGGCAGCTTCGGCCTGTCGTTCCTGATCCGCCCGATCGGCGGCGTCGTGCTCGGCGCCTATGCTGACCGCCACGGCCGCAAGGCCTCGCTGATGCTGTCGATCGTGCTGATGACGTTCGGCACGCTGGTGCTGGCGCTGATGCCGACCTTCGAGACGATCGGCATCCTGGCGCCGATCGCGGTGATGCTGGCGCGGCTGGTGCAGGGCTTTTCCGCGGGAGGCGAGTTCGGCTCCTCGACCGCACTCCTGGTCGAGCACATGCCCGAGCGCCGCGGTTTTGTCGCGAGCTGGCAGTTCGCGAGCCAGGGCGTCAGCGGCCTGCTCGGCGCGGGCTTCGGTGCACTTCTGACTTCGCTGATGAGCCCGGAGGATCTGCAATCCTGGGGCTGGCGGCTGCCGTTCCTGTTCGGCGTGCTGATCGGCCCGGTCGGGATCTATATCCGCAACCATGTCGACGATGCGACCCCGCCGCCTGCCACGAAGCAGGAATCGCCTGTCGCGGAGGTGTTCAGGCAGCAGAAGCTCGCCACCATCCTTGCGATCGGTGCGCTCGCGGTGTCGACCGCGGTGAATTATTTGATCGTCTACATGCCGACCTATGTGGTGAAGACACTGAACCTGCCGCCGACCGTCGGCTTCATGGCGGCGCTCGTCGCGCAGACCGCGGTCGCGCTGCTGGCGCCGATCGCGGGCTTCGTCTCCGACAAGATCGGACGCACCACGCACATGATCCTGTTCGCGCTGCTGCTGTTGGTCTCGATCTTCCCGGCCTTCCTGCTGCTCACGGGCAAGCCGACGCCGACGATCATCCTGCTCGGCGTGCTCTGGCTCGGCGTCCTCAAGTCGCTATATTACGGGCCGCTGGCCGCGCTGATGTCGGAACTGTTTCCGCCGGCGACGCGCGCGACCGGCCTCGGTCTCAGCTACAATATCGGCGTCACCATGTTCGGCGGCATGGGGCCGGCGATCATGACCTGGATGGGAAGCTTTGCACTGATCGGCGAACTTGCGCCGGGCTATTATCTCACCGCGGTCTGCATCCTCAGCCTTGCTGCCCTCTTCACAATCAGAAGGATGCGGCTCGCATGA
- a CDS encoding aldehyde dehydrogenase family protein, which yields MAVSQAVPITRHPYADGSYKKMLIDGKWVDAASGKKFETHNPATGELLATVAEGDAEDINRAVAAARRAFEGPWSKVKPFERQNMLLKLAELVEANFEELSQLDTLDMGAPISRTRGNRLRSLGMLRYYAGQATAIHGETIENSLPGEIFSYTLKEPIGVVGAIIPWNGPLTASIWKIGPAIATGCTVVLKPAEESPLTSLRIGELCMEAGIPPGVVNVVPGYGETAGAALASHPDVDKVAFTGSHVTGQSIIRASAGNLKRVSLELGGKSPDIVFADADLDAAVPGAAMAVFANSGQICSAGTRLFVEQKVYDEFVGRVAEFGKKLQVGNGLDPNTQIGPLVSQQQMDRVSGYLDIGQKEGATALAGGGRLTEGALSKGYFVQPTVFANVQDNMRIAQEEIFGPVISAISFKDPDELIKRANATTFGLGSGVWTTNVSKAHQVAKALRAGSVWVNCYQAMDPAVPFGGYKMSGYGRESGKQHVEEYLNVKAVWIKTG from the coding sequence ATGGCTGTTTCGCAGGCAGTTCCGATCACGCGCCATCCTTATGCCGACGGCTCCTACAAGAAGATGCTGATCGACGGCAAATGGGTCGACGCCGCCTCCGGCAAGAAATTCGAAACCCACAACCCCGCCACCGGTGAATTGCTCGCGACCGTCGCCGAGGGCGACGCCGAGGACATCAACCGCGCGGTTGCGGCGGCGCGGCGCGCCTTCGAAGGGCCGTGGAGCAAGGTGAAGCCGTTCGAGCGGCAGAACATGCTGCTCAAGCTCGCCGAGCTGGTCGAAGCCAATTTCGAGGAACTGTCCCAGCTCGACACGCTCGACATGGGCGCGCCGATCAGCCGCACCCGCGGCAACCGGCTGCGCTCGCTCGGCATGCTGCGCTATTACGCAGGCCAGGCCACCGCAATCCACGGCGAGACCATCGAGAACTCGCTGCCCGGCGAGATCTTCTCCTACACGCTGAAGGAGCCGATCGGCGTGGTCGGCGCCATCATCCCCTGGAACGGTCCGCTGACTGCCTCGATCTGGAAGATCGGCCCGGCGATCGCGACCGGCTGCACCGTGGTGCTGAAGCCGGCGGAGGAATCGCCGCTGACCTCGCTGCGCATCGGCGAGCTCTGCATGGAGGCCGGCATTCCACCCGGGGTCGTCAACGTCGTGCCGGGCTATGGCGAGACCGCGGGCGCCGCGCTGGCATCGCATCCCGATGTCGACAAGGTCGCCTTCACCGGCTCGCACGTCACGGGGCAGTCGATCATCCGTGCCTCGGCCGGTAACCTCAAGCGGGTTTCGCTTGAGCTCGGCGGCAAGTCGCCGGACATCGTGTTCGCCGACGCCGATCTCGATGCGGCGGTGCCGGGAGCCGCGATGGCCGTGTTCGCCAATTCGGGGCAGATCTGCAGCGCCGGCACGCGCCTGTTCGTCGAGCAGAAGGTCTATGACGAATTCGTCGGCCGCGTCGCCGAGTTCGGCAAGAAGCTGCAGGTCGGCAACGGCCTCGATCCCAACACCCAGATCGGGCCGCTGGTGTCGCAGCAGCAGATGGACCGCGTCTCCGGCTATCTCGACATCGGACAGAAGGAGGGCGCCACGGCACTTGCCGGCGGCGGCCGCCTCACCGAGGGCGCGCTCTCGAAGGGCTATTTCGTGCAGCCGACGGTGTTTGCCAATGTGCAGGACAACATGCGCATCGCGCAGGAAGAGATCTTCGGCCCGGTGATCTCGGCGATCTCGTTCAAGGATCCGGACGAGCTGATCAAGCGCGCCAACGCCACCACCTTCGGCCTCGGCTCCGGCGTCTGGACCACCAATGTCAGCAAGGCGCACCAGGTCGCGAAGGCGCTGCGCGCCGGCTCGGTCTGGGTCAATTGCTACCAGGCGATGGATCCGGCGGTGCCGTTCGGCGGCTACAAGATGAGCGGCTACGGCCGCGAGTCCGGCAAGCAGCACGTCGAGGAATATCTCAACGTCAAGGCGGTCTGGATCAAGACGGGCTAG
- a CDS encoding IclR family transcriptional regulator, whose translation MNASTTATARNSRKRQSPEPGQPDKFNAIQKVCAILRVLAQRSPLRLTDIADTTSLNKATALRILNSLIEEGFVSRVTGAKTYELGQEARVMAVGARRSVDIAELAQPSLLRLSERSADTALLSVRSGVEALYLARSVGSHPLQPNYLQIGSRRPLGVGAGALALLVWLPDAEIEAVIEVIVPRLAKSPRITPKFLRERIAVARKVGHTVLLDAAFPGMGGVGVPVRDDAGEVVAALSIGAATDRIRRRESELADMLKKEAQVLARAMAQAPKNVRPAKVTS comes from the coding sequence ATGAACGCCTCCACGACTGCGACCGCGCGGAACAGCCGCAAGAGGCAATCACCGGAGCCGGGCCAACCCGACAAGTTCAACGCGATCCAGAAGGTCTGCGCGATCCTGCGCGTGCTGGCGCAGCGCTCGCCGTTGCGGCTGACCGACATCGCCGACACCACCTCGCTCAACAAGGCGACCGCGCTGCGCATCCTCAATTCGCTGATCGAGGAGGGATTTGTCTCCAGGGTCACCGGCGCCAAGACCTATGAGCTCGGCCAGGAGGCGCGGGTGATGGCGGTCGGTGCGCGTCGCTCGGTCGACATCGCGGAGCTGGCGCAGCCGAGCCTGTTGCGGCTGTCGGAGCGTTCGGCCGACACGGCGCTGCTGTCGGTACGATCCGGCGTCGAGGCGCTGTACCTGGCGCGCTCGGTCGGCAGCCACCCGCTGCAACCGAATTATCTGCAGATCGGCAGCCGCCGTCCGCTCGGCGTCGGCGCCGGCGCGCTGGCGCTGCTGGTCTGGCTGCCTGACGCCGAGATCGAGGCCGTGATCGAGGTGATCGTGCCGCGGCTGGCGAAATCGCCGCGCATTACGCCAAAATTCCTGCGCGAGCGGATCGCGGTGGCGCGCAAGGTCGGCCACACCGTGCTGCTCGACGCTGCATTCCCCGGCATGGGCGGCGTCGGCGTTCCGGTCCGCGATGATGCCGGCGAGGTGGTCGCCGCGCTGTCGATCGGCGCCGCCACCGACCGCATCCGGCGCCGCGAAAGTGAGCTCGCCGACATGCTGAAGAAGGAAGCCCAGGTGCTGGCCCGCGCGATGGCCCAGGCGCCGAAGAATGTGCGGCCCGCAAAGGTCACGAGCTGA
- a CDS encoding M20 family metallopeptidase, translating into MATREDAIANVREHFQSGQFLKELDRRVGYQTESLNADKADALRAYLVENLQPAFAELDFKTRLIESPTGRGPYLIADYQEDAARPTVLTYGHGDVVDGMVGEWRDGLNPWQITVKGDRAYGRGTADNKGQHSINMAALRAVKQARGGKLGFNAKFIIETGEEIGSPDLREVCEAHREELKADLFIASDGPRLSVERPTIFLGCRGGNRIHLDVNLREGGNHSGNWGGVLANPATILANAIASLVDGKGRMKLDILKPPPISNRVRAALADVEIKPTADEPQLAEDWGEEGLTAAERLYAWNTLEVLAMSAGNIEKPANAIPGRANAVLQLRFVVGTKYLEVIDGVRDYLHKNGFPMVEVSGAQRFGASRTDMDSPWIDWAANSIRATTGKAPAVLPNFGGSLPNDVFSEGLGLPTIWVPHSYPGCSQHAPDEHILLPVTEEALTIMAGLFWDLGEAPLKG; encoded by the coding sequence ATGGCGACACGGGAAGACGCAATCGCGAACGTGCGAGAGCATTTTCAATCGGGACAGTTCCTGAAGGAGCTGGACCGCAGGGTCGGCTACCAGACCGAGAGCCTGAATGCCGACAAGGCCGACGCGTTGCGCGCCTATCTGGTGGAGAATTTGCAGCCGGCCTTCGCCGAGCTCGATTTCAAGACCAGGCTGATCGAGTCGCCGACCGGTCGCGGACCCTATCTGATCGCCGACTACCAGGAAGATGCCGCGCGGCCGACCGTGCTGACCTACGGCCACGGCGACGTCGTCGACGGTATGGTCGGCGAGTGGCGCGACGGGCTCAATCCCTGGCAGATCACGGTCAAGGGCGATCGCGCCTACGGCCGCGGCACCGCCGACAACAAGGGCCAGCATTCGATCAACATGGCCGCCCTTCGCGCGGTGAAGCAGGCGCGCGGCGGCAAGCTCGGCTTCAACGCCAAGTTCATCATCGAGACCGGCGAGGAGATCGGCTCGCCCGACCTGCGCGAAGTCTGCGAGGCGCATCGCGAGGAGTTGAAGGCCGATCTGTTCATTGCCTCCGACGGGCCACGGCTGTCGGTGGAACGTCCCACCATCTTCCTCGGCTGCCGCGGCGGCAACCGCATCCATCTCGATGTCAATCTGCGCGAGGGCGGCAATCATTCCGGAAATTGGGGCGGCGTGCTGGCCAATCCTGCGACGATCCTGGCGAACGCGATCGCAAGCCTGGTCGACGGCAAGGGCCGCATGAAGCTCGACATCCTCAAACCGCCGCCGATCTCAAACCGCGTCCGCGCCGCGCTCGCCGACGTCGAGATCAAGCCGACGGCGGACGAACCTCAACTGGCGGAGGATTGGGGCGAGGAGGGCCTGACCGCCGCCGAGCGGCTCTATGCCTGGAACACGCTCGAAGTGCTGGCGATGTCGGCGGGCAATATCGAGAAACCCGCCAACGCGATCCCCGGCAGGGCGAACGCGGTGCTGCAACTCCGCTTCGTGGTCGGCACCAAATATCTCGAAGTGATCGACGGGGTGCGCGACTATCTGCACAAGAACGGCTTTCCGATGGTCGAGGTGTCGGGCGCGCAGCGTTTCGGCGCCTCGCGCACCGACATGGACAGCCCATGGATCGACTGGGCGGCGAACTCGATCCGCGCCACCACCGGCAAGGCGCCGGCGGTGCTGCCGAACTTCGGCGGCTCGCTGCCGAACGACGTGTTCTCCGAAGGCCTCGGCCTGCCGACGATCTGGGTGCCGCATTCCTATCCGGGCTGTTCGCAGCACGCGCCCGACGAGCACATCCTGCTGCCGGTGACCGAGGAGGCGCTGACCATCATGGCCGGCCTGTTCTGGGATCTCGGCGAGGCGCCGCTCAAGGGTTGA
- a CDS encoding alkene reductase — protein MTSSSLFSPLKVGPYELKHRVVMAPLTRMRAARPSLAPRPMNAEYYAQRATEGGLLIAEASPVVATGFGNPGVPGIYSEAQIAGWREVVDAVHAKGGLIFLQLWHVGRVSHSSFQPDGALPVAPSAVAIPAEFKCMTADGKVVEYETPRALETAEVALMVEAYRQGAKNALAAGFDGVEIHGANGYLIEQFLQSKSNVRTDQYGGSIENRVRFLLEVTQAVTEVWGANRVGVRLSPYGIANGSGEADPMPLYSHAIKALDKFGLAYLHFIEPRASGTGRADVDWKDVPSAMVLYRPMWSGVLITAGNFVGDSAERALAEGHADAIAFGRYFISNPDLPRRLQRGYPLTKYNRATFYAGEEKGYTDYPVHDELAQA, from the coding sequence ATGACTTCTTCGTCGCTGTTTTCACCGCTCAAGGTCGGTCCCTACGAGCTGAAGCACCGTGTCGTGATGGCGCCGCTGACGCGGATGCGGGCGGCGCGGCCGAGTCTGGCGCCGCGGCCGATGAACGCGGAATATTACGCGCAGCGCGCGACAGAAGGCGGCCTGCTGATCGCGGAAGCCTCGCCGGTGGTCGCCACCGGCTTCGGCAATCCCGGCGTCCCCGGCATCTACAGCGAGGCCCAGATCGCGGGCTGGCGCGAGGTGGTCGATGCGGTGCACGCCAAGGGCGGCTTGATCTTCCTGCAGCTCTGGCACGTCGGCCGCGTCTCGCACTCCTCGTTCCAGCCTGACGGTGCGCTGCCGGTGGCGCCGTCGGCGGTTGCGATCCCCGCCGAGTTCAAGTGCATGACGGCGGACGGCAAGGTGGTCGAGTACGAGACGCCGCGGGCGCTGGAGACCGCCGAGGTCGCGCTGATGGTCGAGGCTTACAGGCAGGGCGCGAAGAACGCGCTCGCCGCCGGCTTCGACGGCGTCGAGATCCACGGCGCCAACGGCTATCTGATCGAGCAGTTCCTGCAATCGAAGAGCAATGTGCGGACCGATCAGTATGGCGGCTCGATCGAGAACCGCGTCCGCTTCCTGCTGGAGGTGACGCAGGCGGTGACCGAGGTTTGGGGCGCCAACCGCGTCGGCGTCCGGCTGTCGCCCTACGGCATCGCCAATGGTAGCGGCGAGGCCGATCCGATGCCGCTCTACAGCCACGCCATCAAGGCGCTGGACAAGTTCGGGCTCGCCTATCTGCATTTCATCGAGCCGCGCGCCTCGGGCACCGGCCGTGCCGATGTCGATTGGAAGGATGTGCCGTCGGCGATGGTGCTGTACCGGCCGATGTGGAGCGGGGTGCTGATCACGGCCGGCAATTTCGTCGGCGACAGCGCAGAGCGCGCACTTGCCGAGGGCCATGCCGATGCGATCGCGTTCGGCCGCTACTTCATCTCCAACCCGGACCTGCCGCGCCGTTTGCAGCGCGGCTATCCGCTGACCAAGTACAACCGCGCCACCTTCTACGCCGGCGAGGAGAAGGGCTACACGGATTATCCCGTGCACGACGAGCTGGCGCAGGCGTAA
- a CDS encoding thiamine pyrophosphate-binding protein yields the protein MKNRITGRSAFLALLKDEGVTHLFGNPGTTELPIMHALKDHPDLTYVMAMQESLVVAMADGFSRASGKLVACNVHVAPGLGNAMGSLYNASFTGTPLILTAGQQEQGHGLTEPVLYGPLVQMATPLVKWAVEVTRLEDLPRIVRRAAKIATTPPTGPVFISLPGDILNAEAGIELGRSTRVDTRVRPSEESLKALAARILKAERPVIVVGDEIVKSDALREAADLAETLGCPAWQSSTPYGSHFLSESPSFMGAIARLQKVARDVLAPHDLLIALGGDPLRMSVYSEVDPLPDGLSIVQVGLVDSDLARNYGAEIAVKADVKETLRALVPALKETGGSALETRAKQGLAALAPKNWAAKRKALVEQISKASQTSPIDPDWLALQVVEAMPDNAILVDEGLTSSRQIIGLRPHRDGYGYHALASGGIGWGLPAAVGVSLANPTRPVVCYSGDGSSMYSIQSLWTAANHKLPLNFVIVNNGGYRIIKQRLLAFHGDDNYVGMDFIDPPVDFTALARSLGLEAIKVTDPQELKGTLKSAFARPGAKLIEVVVSNSVN from the coding sequence ATGAAGAATCGCATCACCGGCCGCTCGGCATTCCTGGCATTGCTGAAGGATGAAGGCGTCACCCATCTGTTCGGCAATCCCGGCACCACCGAACTGCCGATCATGCATGCGCTGAAGGACCATCCCGATCTCACCTATGTGATGGCGATGCAGGAGAGCCTGGTGGTTGCGATGGCCGACGGCTTCAGCCGCGCCTCCGGCAAGCTGGTCGCCTGCAACGTCCATGTCGCGCCCGGCCTCGGCAATGCGATGGGCTCGCTCTACAATGCGAGCTTCACCGGCACGCCGCTGATCCTCACCGCGGGCCAGCAGGAGCAGGGCCATGGCCTGACCGAGCCGGTGCTCTATGGCCCGCTGGTGCAGATGGCGACGCCGCTGGTGAAATGGGCGGTCGAGGTGACGCGGCTCGAGGACTTGCCGCGCATCGTGCGCCGCGCCGCCAAGATCGCGACCACGCCGCCGACCGGGCCGGTGTTCATCTCGCTGCCGGGCGACATCCTCAACGCCGAGGCCGGCATCGAGCTCGGCCGCTCCACCCGGGTCGACACCAGGGTCCGCCCGTCGGAGGAATCGCTGAAGGCGCTCGCCGCGCGCATCCTCAAGGCGGAGCGTCCGGTGATCGTCGTCGGCGACGAGATCGTCAAGAGCGACGCGCTGCGCGAGGCCGCCGATCTCGCCGAGACGCTAGGCTGCCCGGCGTGGCAATCGTCGACGCCTTATGGTTCGCATTTCCTGTCGGAGAGCCCGAGCTTCATGGGCGCGATCGCGCGGCTGCAGAAGGTCGCGCGTGACGTGCTGGCGCCGCATGATCTGCTGATCGCGCTCGGCGGCGATCCCTTGCGGATGTCGGTCTACAGCGAGGTCGATCCGCTGCCGGACGGGCTCTCGATCGTGCAGGTCGGGCTGGTCGACAGCGATCTCGCCCGCAACTATGGCGCCGAGATCGCGGTCAAAGCCGACGTCAAGGAGACGCTGCGCGCGCTGGTGCCAGCATTGAAGGAGACCGGCGGAAGCGCGCTGGAGACGCGCGCGAAGCAGGGGCTCGCGGCGCTCGCACCGAAGAATTGGGCGGCGAAGCGCAAGGCGCTGGTCGAGCAGATCTCGAAGGCGAGCCAGACTTCGCCGATCGACCCGGACTGGCTGGCGCTGCAGGTCGTGGAAGCGATGCCCGACAATGCGATCCTGGTCGATGAGGGCCTCACCTCGTCGCGCCAGATCATCGGCTTGCGGCCGCATCGCGACGGCTACGGTTATCACGCGCTGGCTTCCGGCGGCATCGGCTGGGGCCTGCCGGCCGCGGTCGGCGTCAGCCTCGCCAATCCGACGCGCCCGGTGGTGTGCTATTCCGGCGACGGCTCGTCGATGTATTCGATCCAGTCGTTGTGGACCGCGGCCAACCACAAGCTGCCGCTCAACTTCGTCATCGTCAACAATGGCGGCTACCGCATCATCAAGCAGCGCCTGCTCGCTTTCCATGGCGATGACAATTATGTCGGCATGGACTTCATCGACCCGCCGGTCGATTTCACGGCGCTTGCGCGCTCGCTCGGGCTCGAGGCGATCAAGGTCACCGATCCGCAGGAGCTGAAGGGCACGCTGAAGTCGGCGTTCGCGAGGCCCGGTGCCAAGTTGATTGAAGTGGTGGTCAGCAATTCCGTGAATTGA
- a CDS encoding winged helix-turn-helix domain-containing protein: protein MSKSSASSLPSLSVRIDLDAEDRIGPGKILLLEHIRECGSISAAGRAMDMSYKRAWDLVDEINRICRQAAVERQTGGKNGGGAVLTPFGLSLVARYRKIERDAASAVRKELEALRSDIGKPKKAVGR from the coding sequence ATGTCGAAATCGAGCGCCTCATCGCTCCCCTCCCTCAGCGTCCGCATCGACCTCGATGCCGAGGACCGGATCGGGCCGGGCAAGATCCTGCTGCTGGAACACATCAGAGAATGCGGCTCGATCTCAGCCGCCGGCCGCGCCATGGACATGAGCTACAAGCGCGCCTGGGACCTGGTCGACGAGATCAATCGCATCTGCCGGCAGGCGGCGGTGGAGCGGCAGACCGGCGGCAAGAACGGCGGTGGCGCGGTGCTGACCCCGTTCGGCCTCTCCCTGGTGGCGCGCTACCGCAAGATCGAACGCGACGCGGCGAGTGCCGTGCGCAAGGAGCTCGAGGCGCTGCGCAGCGACATCGGCAAGCCGAAGAAGGCCGTAGGGCGGTGA
- a CDS encoding LLM class flavin-dependent oxidoreductase, translated as MTKQIRLNAFAMNCVAHQSPGLWTHPRDRTKDYNKLSYWTDLAKTLERGRFDGLFLADVLGVYDVYAGNPDAALRNAAQTPANEPLMLIPAMAAVTENLGFGVTSNLSFEPPYPFARRMSTLDHLTNGRVGWNVVTGYLDSAARGAGKDKQTAHDDRYELADEYMELVYKLWEGSWEDDAAIRDVARGIFTDPSKVHRVQHEGANYRLNAIHLSEPSPQRTPVLYQAGTSPRGRQFAAEHAECVFMSGPSAKVIGPRVSAIRELAAAKGRNAAEILMFSMMCIVVAPTEAEAKAKYAEYRSHISHEGALALMSGWTGVDFSTYSLDQEVRHVQNDAGRSAMDNVTRADPDRVWTVREVAEHVGIGGAGPVVVGTPEQVTDKIEQWFEDTDVDGLNVAFAISPGDFEDIADMLVPELVKRGRYKREYAKGTLREKLFGAGRAKLDDAHPASRYRVKRGAAAE; from the coding sequence ATGACAAAACAGATCCGGCTCAACGCCTTTGCCATGAACTGTGTGGCGCATCAGTCGCCGGGGCTGTGGACCCATCCGCGCGACCGCACCAAGGACTACAACAAGCTGTCCTACTGGACCGACCTCGCGAAGACGCTGGAGCGTGGACGGTTCGACGGGCTGTTCCTCGCCGATGTGCTCGGCGTCTATGACGTCTATGCCGGCAATCCGGATGCGGCGCTGCGCAACGCGGCGCAAACCCCGGCCAACGAGCCGTTGATGCTGATCCCGGCGATGGCCGCGGTGACCGAAAATCTCGGCTTCGGCGTCACCAGCAATCTCTCCTTCGAGCCGCCCTACCCGTTCGCGCGACGGATGTCGACGCTCGACCACCTGACCAATGGCCGGGTCGGCTGGAACGTGGTGACCGGCTATCTCGATTCGGCGGCGCGCGGCGCCGGCAAGGACAAGCAGACCGCGCATGACGACCGCTACGAGCTCGCCGACGAATATATGGAGCTGGTCTACAAGCTCTGGGAAGGCAGCTGGGAGGACGACGCCGCGATCCGCGACGTCGCGCGCGGCATCTTCACCGATCCGTCGAAGGTGCACCGTGTGCAGCACGAGGGCGCCAACTACCGGCTCAACGCGATCCATCTGTCGGAGCCGTCGCCGCAGCGCACGCCGGTGCTCTACCAGGCCGGCACCTCGCCGCGCGGCCGGCAATTCGCCGCCGAGCACGCCGAATGCGTGTTCATGTCGGGCCCGTCGGCGAAGGTGATCGGCCCGCGGGTCTCGGCGATCCGCGAGCTCGCGGCAGCGAAGGGCCGCAATGCCGCCGAGATCCTGATGTTCTCGATGATGTGCATCGTGGTGGCGCCGACCGAGGCCGAAGCCAAGGCGAAGTATGCGGAGTACCGCAGCCATATCAGCCATGAGGGCGCGCTGGCGTTGATGTCGGGCTGGACCGGGGTCGACTTCTCGACCTACTCACTCGACCAGGAAGTCCGTCACGTGCAGAACGATGCCGGCCGCTCCGCGATGGACAATGTCACCCGCGCCGATCCCGACCGGGTCTGGACCGTGCGCGAGGTCGCCGAGCATGTCGGCATCGGCGGCGCCGGCCCCGTGGTGGTCGGCACGCCGGAGCAGGTCACCGACAAGATCGAGCAATGGTTCGAGGACACCGACGTCGACGGCCTCAACGTCGCCTTCGCGATCTCGCCCGGCGATTTCGAGGATATCGCCGACATGCTGGTGCCGGAGCTCGTCAAGCGCGGCCGCTACAAGCGGGAATACGCCAAAGGCACCTTGCGCGAGAAGCTGTTCGGCGCGGGACGTGCGAAGCTCGACGACGCGCATCCGGCGAGCCGGTATCGCGTGAAGCGGGGTGCTGCGGCGGAGTAG
- a CDS encoding GFA family protein: MALAKPAVGQCLCGKVRFEIDVPARWAWHDHTAASRRAHGAVYATYVGSWKKRFRITQGESELSRYEDAKSKTARSFCANCGTPICYERARSPHMVNIPRALFSGRTGRQPLYHIAIEELQEWAYTGEPLVPLKGYPGVVWQRSKKKKRSEREGMF, encoded by the coding sequence GTGGCGCTGGCGAAGCCTGCGGTCGGTCAATGCCTGTGCGGCAAGGTCCGGTTCGAGATCGACGTGCCGGCGCGCTGGGCCTGGCACGACCACACCGCCGCCAGCCGCCGTGCGCATGGCGCGGTTTATGCGACCTATGTCGGCAGCTGGAAGAAGCGCTTCCGCATCACGCAGGGCGAAAGCGAGCTGTCGCGCTACGAGGATGCGAAGAGCAAGACCGCGCGCAGTTTCTGCGCCAATTGCGGCACGCCGATTTGCTACGAACGCGCGCGGTCGCCGCACATGGTCAACATCCCGCGCGCGCTGTTCTCGGGGCGCACCGGCCGGCAGCCGCTCTACCACATCGCGATCGAGGAGTTGCAGGAGTGGGCCTACACCGGCGAGCCGCTGGTGCCGCTGAAGGGCTATCCGGGCGTGGTCTGGCAGCGGTCGAAAAAGAAGAAGCGCAGTGAGCGCGAGGGGATGTTCTGA